The stretch of DNA ACAGCTGTTTAGGCGACTTTCACTGGatccattatgaacagatccggttgtattatctgtaacatggccaagacggatccgtcatgaactccattgaaagtcaatgggggacggatccgttttctattgtggcagataaaactgatccgtccccattaacttgcattgggggtcatgccggatccgtcttgctctgcatcccaggacggaaagcaaactataacatgttgcggtttgctctccggtctgggaacgcaactaaacggaacggaatgcattttggagcgcgccgttctgttcagttcagttttgtccccattgacaatgaacagAGAcagaactgaagcgtttttttccggtattttgcccctatgacggatctcaataccggaaaactaaaacgctagtgtgaaagtagcctaagctctgGGAGCTGCAGGGTGCCACAGGGAAAAGACAACAAGCTGCTTTGCCTTGGCTGTAGAGGCCACCTTTACCCCTGGTCACTGCACAGACAAGCCCTTGTTACTTGGAGGGGAACTTGGTAAATCTCATCTCCAAGGGACATTTCTACTCTGAAGTCACATTCCTTCTTCACAAGCGACAACCGTGTTCTGCGCATGCGTGGATTCGCTGTATCAGTAATTTGCCACTGCGCATGCCCTGCAACAAACAAATAAACGCAGTTTCCAATCCCAACATACGAAGCGTAGATTGAGCCACGCCCCCTTATGTCTATTGGTCAGCTTTCCGGAAGTTTTGGAAACTTCCGCTTTTCGACTTCCTATGTGCGATATTATTGGTTAATCCTCTTCAGGGGGGCGGGGTTTTCTGTCCAGTGGTGCGGGCCCTGTATCCAGTCGGTACCGGCTGCCGGTGAAGCCTACGTCATGGGCAAGAAGGATAAATGGGATCGAGGTAGGAGGCTGAGCCTTTAtagggactacaactcccatgatGCGCTCAGTGCTGAGCCTCCTCTAGTGCCGTGGAGTTGGGACTGCTAGTGCCACAGCTAGTGAatgctgagggttgtagttttCACATCTTACTGACTAGATGCCCCCGAATAATCAGATAGTGAATGCTGAGAGTTACAGTCACAGTATGCAGACGCTTGTAGTGCCAAAGTATATTCAGCTAGtgaatgctgagagttgtagtcacAATGCGTAGAGACTTGTCGTGCCACAGTATTGTCAGATAAGAAATACTGAGAGTTGTAGTGCCACAGAATAGTCAGTGAATGCTGAGAGTTACAGTCAGTGTGTAGAGGCTTGTCGTATATGCAATGCTGAGAGTTGTCGTTTTCACATAAGACTGTAGAGACTTGTAATACCACAGTTTAATCATAtaaatgctgagagttgtagtcacTGTGTAAACCTTTGTAGACCCGCATCATTGTCCTATATGGCACACGGAGAGTTGTAGTTTTCACATTCTTGTGCGGACGGTCTCTCGCCATCATCTCCACCCCCTGAATACGTTAATTCTATAAGGAGCTGTGGgggccccagaatgtcccccgctCTGGAAGCTAGACAGTCGCCCCTGTTCTTGCCTTCCGCTGTACCCCCAAAATGTCTAATTACCCATAATATTACAATTCACCTATTAGAACTCTACATTGCGTTGTTCCTCCATTATCCTTCCTGGAAATTTCAGAGTATATTGATAACTTGGTGTTACcatctgacactgtccaatcagtgctggtgTTGTCAGATTGTGTAGGGGCACACCCCCTTGACAAGGGGATTGGCGacaccaggggtcaagtcctgggaaaaaaagtgtgggaactcacccaagtgcctccgcgtgatgtcacggcgttcgcaaagggcagggggtcggctggagcaagcaagtactgtattttttgccctattagacgcaccggcccataagacgcacctaggttttagagggggacaataagaaaaatatatatttcattacacctcaggtcagaccaccaatcagacctcagctaacagccccaataagatccccaataagACTTCAGATCAGATCTCAATATGAATGAccaacaatcagacctcagataatagccccatgcctctccatcagcccgcccccccagtgcctctccatcagcccgcccccaagtgcctctccatcagcccgcccccccagtgcctctccatcagcccgcccccaagtgcctctccatcagcccgcccccaagtgcctctccatcagcccgcccccaagtgcctctccatcagcccgcccccaagtgcctctccatcagcccgcccccaagtgcctctccatcagcccgcccccaagtgcctctccatcagcccgcccccaagtgcctctccatcagcccgcccccaagtgcctctccatcagcccgcccccaagtgcctctccatcagcccgcccccaagtgcctctccatcagcccccccccccccccccgtgcctctcatcagccccccccccccagtgcctctcatcagccactgcccataatatatgaaaaaaaaaaaaaaaacacttacctctcctggacgcagacgttcctcttctcctgctgtcggctgtgctgtgaaggctgcgcacagcgtgacgtcacagagcgactcactcctgtgcgcactgcgcagcctgcagagccgacagccgaggaccaggaagcggtgagtacaaagcattcaccgcttccttcctagtccttttgccctgaaactttgggaacggcgttcctgccatgaaaaaagtgcaggaacgccgttcccacccattccccctcgactcgagcccTGAGCGACACCCAGTTAGAAATTTTAACCATAAATTTCCAGGGctaataacagaggaacaacacAGTACAGAATTCTGAGAAAAATCTCCAGAATAGTTATTTCATGGGGGATACGAGGAGAAACTGTCAGGAGTGAGGACGGCTCCTCTGTGGTAAAATTCTGGCTGCCACTAGAGGGCAGTATGAGAACATAGGCTGTGCCAGGCTACAGTACCCGCAGCAGTCGCCATCTAGACCGGGATTTGTCCAGCCCTGATGTAAGCATGGCGTTGTGCCAGTTGCAGGGAGGCTGTGGATTTTAACCCTTGGTGATCATTTTCATTACAGATAAGAAAAAATCCAAGAAGCGTCactacgatgaagaggaggaggatgatgatgaggcgaCCACCAATGACCAGGAAGCGGTGCCCTCTGCAGCGGGAAAGCAGGTGGACGAGGCGGGCACCAAACTGGATGAGTACAACGCCAAGGATTATAGATCACAAATGCCCCTGAAGGGCGACCACGCGTCCCGTCCGCTCTGGGTGGTAGGTGTCTTGTAGAGAGTCTGACTCCTCTCCTTTGCTCTGGGGATAAGCGGCTCCAGGTCTGCATGGCAGACACTTCTGTCCCTCCCCATAGAAATAACGtcctactaagggctctttcacacttgcgttgttcttttcttccggcatagagttccgtcgtcggggctctatgccggaagaatcctgatcagttttatcctaatgcattctgaatggagagaaatccgttcaggatgcatcaggatgtcttcagttccggaccggaacattttttggccggagaaaataccgcagcatgctgcgctttttgctccggccaaaattcctgaacacttaccgcaaggccggatccggaattaatgcccattgaaaggcattaatccggatccggccttaagctaaacgtcgtttcggcgcatcgaCAGTAAAGAACCCTCCACTTTTGGTGGGACTGGTCTTGTGTAAACGCTTGCGTGCTCAGCTGAGCTGACTGCGTTTGTGCAAGTCAAGGGGAACAGCTGTATGGGTAccctaaaggagttgtccggccTTGGAGCCGACAACCACAGGGGGTTCTAACACTCCTCACCTGTCCGCGGTCCTGGATGTTTCCTGTCCCTGCGGGACAAAGAAGCTGCTCGGTCACGTACccgttgcagccaatcacaggccccaTTACTTGGTCATAGCAGTGATTGACTGTTCAAGCTGCCTGTGATTGACCAGGGCAGTCACGGGTCCAATTCGCTTCCTGAGCCTGCGGGTACAAGAAGCGGCCATGAAGAGACCACCACGGGACCATGGACAGAGGAAAGAGATTTTTAATGTTTAGGGAAACGGGGGGAAAACTCCAGGGGTGGATGAAGCCAAAGCTGGACGATCCCTTTAAATGCTTCTCACAGTTTGCTGTTTGACAGGTCTAAACAGCCTGCAcaaaactgatacattgtaacaacagTGCTGCTGATGTATGTATCTCAGAGGATTACTCCCATCATGTAATATCTTTACTGTAAAATGGAAGCTTTTCATTTGAGGTTTATAATGTCTCGGAGACTGTAATAATTTATGACTTGCGTTTTCCATCCTCTCCTTAGGCCCCGGATGGACACATCTTCCTGGAAGCCTTTTCCCCGGTCTATAAATACGCCCAGGACTTTCTTGTCGCAATCTCTGAGCCCGTCTGTCGGCCGGTGCACGTCCACGAGTATAAGCTCACGGCCTACTCCCTGTACGCCGCCGTCAGTGTCGGGCTGCAAACGTCCGACATCATCGAGTATTTGCAGAAGTTGAGCAAAACCGGCGTCCCCGAGGGCATCGTGCAGTTCATCAAGGTGAGCGGTCCGGATGCAGGTAGATTAAAGGGGCAGCCTCGTCTTTGGCATACCCTTTTAAAATGCTTCTCTGCTACGGGTAGCCAGTAGGTTGGGGGCAACCCCTGATTTTAGTTTGTTTCAATGCCACACCATTTTCaagatttctgcttgctgtcTGTGAATGGTCACATTCTTGTTTACATTCTCATCGTGCCCGAGTGACTGTGCTGCAGAGCCTATTACAGTATCGGAGCACTGATGTCACAAGACATGCACCTGTGTGAGCAACGCTCAGTCAGGAGGGGTCTGAAGTGGAATGGCATTGACCCTTTAACTGCCGGTAGTTTTATATTGTCTCCTACATAGATGTTTATCTTTCCCCTGCAGCTCTGCACGGTCAGCTATGGAAAGGTGAAGCTGGTGCTGAAACATAACAAGTAAGTTGGGATCTGACGTCTGTAATGCTGCGCTGGTTCTGCACCTTGTACTGGTTGGACCCGCAGGATACCCAGCCGTGTGGCAGATAAACAACGCTGCAGCCGCTCATCTCCACCGCCCCCTTGATATAACAGAGTGTGGGGGCTGTCAGAGCTGGTAACTGTTCATGAGCCGAATGTTATCCCAATTCTGTGGCCAGAAATAAGATACTGTTGTCTCCAAATGACACTGTAATGCCAGGTCTCTGGCCTACAGGATGTATAATGCCATGCAAATGCCACGCCAGTATGTGGCAAAACCTGACGCTGCAAAATATGTTGCTATAACATGATCTACTGGGGTCTGGTGCCGGCCCCCAACAGATCCAGAGAGCAACGCACTTTACCGAACCTCCATTCAGGAGCGGCTGCAGCTGGTATCAGATCTGGTCCGTTTTCTTGATCGCAGCTGTTGCCAGACCCTCAGTGACCTGAGTAATAGAAGTAATGTTATCACATGATCTCCGCAGGTACTTTGTGGAGAGCGCCCACCCGGACGTTATCCAGGATCTCCTTAAAGACAGCACCATCCGCAGCTGCCGACTGAGGAACGAGGAGGGCGAGGAAACGGATCTGATCACCGAGACCTTTACTAGCAAATCCGCTGTAAGTCCAGTCACTGACAGACTGTGTGGTTCTACATTGGAAACTTTGACCTATCTATGCGGAAAGCTAAGGGTCTCAGTGGTCCTGGAGACTGAAGTATTCTGAACCCCATCTCCTGGGGGTTAGGCtaatgcagggatcagcaacctccggcactccagctgttgtgaaactacaaatcccagcatgctccattcatttctatgagagttctgagaagagcagagcaagtatgcatgctgggagttgtagtttcacaacacctggagtgccggaggttgcctacccctgggctAATGGTTTTTCCCTCCTTCATGCTTTATACTGCAGCACTACTTACTCAGATAGGCTGCTGCGTATCGGTGCAGATCTGCTCAAACATAGTTGGTATTTCCAGATCACCAAGACAACTGATCCGGCCAGCGACCCATCCACCTCCCAGGTCGGGGAGACAGAGAATAAGACCGATGTCCCGGCCGACTTGTTTGAGTTCTACGAACagatggacaaagaagaagaagaggaggaagagacgcAGACGGTGTCCTTCGAGGTTAAACAGGTACAACATGTCACCCAGAGACTTGCCTGTTATCTGTCCACAcacttgctgatggtttccagtAATCGAACGCTATGTCACCTGTAGTCTTCTGATTTGCTTTCCTCTCCTCCCTGGGGGTCGGTGGGACCCTCTGTTGCAGTAATGAGAATACATTTCCATAATTGCTTTTTTAAACAATATAATTAGAAATTTGGCTTCAGAGTGAATCTGTTCTGGTCCGGTGACTTCTCTGCCTCGCTGTAAGGACTACTACTCCTCCTCGTCCGTCCAGTAATGACTGCCTTGTCTTGTTAGGAAATGATTGAGGTTCTCCAGAAGCGTTGCATCCACCTGGAGTACCCACTGCTGGCAGAGTACGACTTCAGGAATGATACCATGAACCCAGACATCAATATCGACCTGAAGCCCACGGCCGTCCTGCGCCCGTACCAAGAGAAGAGCCTGCGCAAGATGTTTGGCAACGGGCGTGCTCGCTCTGGGGTGATTGTACTGCCCTGCGGTGAGTGGTCCGTGCATGTTAATGGACCGGTCTGTGTAAGGGAAGCAACCAACCAAAACTAACAGCAGAGGGCGCCAGAACACCATGGCTTGTAATGTCTAAGAGGGGTCAACAACCTCCGCCGCGCCACCTGGGGGGCACTACAACTCCAGGCATGCTCCATTCTCTTCGATGAGAGTTCTCCGCACACTCAAGCAAGTGtgtatgctgagagttgtagttttcagAGGTTGTAGACCACTGATCTAAGATAATGTCAGCGGCGCTGGAGGACTACAGAACCGACCACTCTCCACCGGGTTACTGCAGCAGGGGTGCTCATATTAATGCAGTGGTTTAGGCTCCTATTGTCTAATAGAAAGATTGACATTCTAAAATCTCAAGAAAATATGGTGCTTTTGGTATATTTATCCTAAAAATTCTCACAgcagagggtttgttacaattgtatccagtctggaCAATCCACATCAGCAGCACAAGTCTCTCTGCCATCCAGATGCTTTCTTACAGTGTATCCGCCTGCCATCCAGGATTGTCTGGGCTAggtacaattgtaacaaacactCAGCTGTGAGAAAAAGTTTTGGGTGGGTTTTAAGCCAGACGGTGTAAATTAcaatgttctcattcactgacagaaagcagagatcttgataATGGTAACTTGAGATGCAACGAGAGAGGTTTAGTGCTggtgcaccagttttctggcgaGAAAACGCGCAGATGTTGCCGCACGCCTGCTAGACGCAACAATTAGTGGCTTTGCTTTTGTGGCTTTGCTTTTCTGAAAGGTGGGCAGGACTTGGGAGGGGCGCGACCTTCTGCGAACTGGCGCGTGGAGGGCCAGGGATGCCCCCGGTTCAGTAAGACGGCTGGGGCCTCGCTCCAGCACTCCAGAGTAGATCACGACCGAGGTACAAAACGCCAGGATGCTGGAAATTTTTCTATTGCACGGTGAATACATTTGATTTCCATCGGACTGGACGCCCCCTTTAAGTTCTGTATGGGGCCATTTGTGTCTGCAGGTGCCGGGAAGTCTCTGGTCGGGGTCACCGCTGCCTGCACAGTGCGGAAGAGGTGCCTGGTGCTGGGGAACTCGGCTGTGTCGGTGGAGCAGTGGAAGGCGCAGTTCAAGATGTGGTCGACCATTGACGACAGCCAGATCTGTCGCTTCACATCCGACGCCAAGGACAAGCCCATCGGGTGCTCTATTGCCATAAGCACCTACTCCATGCTGGGGCACACCACCAAGAGGTCATGGGAGGCCGAGCGGGTGATGGAGTGGCTGAAAAGTCAGGAGTGGGGGCTGATGATACTGGATGAAGTGCACACTATTCCAGGTACGGGATAGCAAGTCTGCAATCATGTCGTATTGAATGGTGGACAGGGGAAGGGGGTGGCATATTACATCGAGCCTTCTACTCCAGCAACATCCAAAGCTGCACTAATAATGAACGTCCCCTGGACTCTATTAGCTGATCACTGGGGTTGTCTCCGATAACGAATCATTGTAGATGGTCCATTTCCCACAGAACATCCCTGTAGATcaaggatgcccaacctgcggccctcaagcggttgcaaaactacaactcccagcatgcctggacagcctacagctattagggcatgctgggagttgtagttttgcaatagctggagggccgcaggttgagcatccctgcagtAGATCCTGCTGTGTTCATCAAGCAGATGGCAGCGGAGAGATCTGAGGACTTGGATAAACTGTGTATACAGcttggatgtgactagagtataATACACATTTGCAGCTCTGCCCAGCACtgtatttagggtact from Bufo bufo chromosome 7, aBufBuf1.1, whole genome shotgun sequence encodes:
- the ERCC3 gene encoding general transcription and DNA repair factor IIH helicase subunit XPB, which produces MGKKDKWDRDKKKSKKRHYDEEEEDDDEATTNDQEAVPSAAGKQVDEAGTKLDEYNAKDYRSQMPLKGDHASRPLWVAPDGHIFLEAFSPVYKYAQDFLVAISEPVCRPVHVHEYKLTAYSLYAAVSVGLQTSDIIEYLQKLSKTGVPEGIVQFIKLCTVSYGKVKLVLKHNKYFVESAHPDVIQDLLKDSTIRSCRLRNEEGEETDLITETFTSKSAITKTTDPASDPSTSQVGETENKTDVPADLFEFYEQMDKEEEEEEETQTVSFEVKQEMIEVLQKRCIHLEYPLLAEYDFRNDTMNPDINIDLKPTAVLRPYQEKSLRKMFGNGRARSGVIVLPCGAGKSLVGVTAACTVRKRCLVLGNSAVSVEQWKAQFKMWSTIDDSQICRFTSDAKDKPIGCSIAISTYSMLGHTTKRSWEAERVMEWLKSQEWGLMILDEVHTIPAKMFRRVLTIVQAHCKVGLTATLVREDDKIVDLNFLIGPKLYEANWMELQNNGYIAKVQCAEVWCPMSPEFYREYVAIKTKKRILFYTMNPNKFRACQFLIKFHERRNDKIIVFADNVFALKEYAIKLNKPYIYGPTSQGERMQILQNFKHNPKINTIFISKVGDTSFDLPEANVLIQISSHGGSRRQEAQRLGRVLRAKKGMVAEEYNAFFYSLVSQDTQEMAYSTKRQRFLVDQGYSFKVITKLAGMEEEDLAFSTKEEQQQLLQKVLAASDLDAEEEVVAGEFGSKSTHLARRVGTMSSMSGADDTMYMEYQAPRNKGANSKHVHPLFKRFRK